GCAAGTTTCAGATAGGAGCCAGCATGGGTGCGGATGATCTGCGAGGCCCTCTTCCGTGAGGTCAGGAGGAACTTAGTCCTGATTACGGTTCTTATGATGGGATTGCTCATGCTTCATCAGTTCTCTCTTCCTGAGTTCCTGAGTTCCAGATTAATTCGCACCAATGACCATCCAGGAACCTGCCTTCATTGATCTTCCAACTCCGACCGGACCGATGCGTGTGCATCGCTTTCTTCCGCAGGAGGGAAGCTGGCCCGCCGTGATCCTCTATTCCGAGATCTACCAGATGACGGGACCGATCGCCCGTCTGGCGGCGCGTCTTGCGTGCGAGGGCTTCGAAGTGCTTATCCCCGAGGTCTACCATGAGTACGAGGCTCCGGGGACAGTTCTCTGTTATGACAAAGAAGGAACCGACCGGGGAAATTTCCTTAAGTTTGAGAAACCGGTCTCGGGATTTGATTCCGATGCCAAGGCCTTGATCGATTACGTTCTGAGTCGTCCGGAGTATCGGAGGAAAGGTGTAGGGACGATCGGCTTCTGCCTAGGCGGCCATCTGGCCTTCCGTGCCGCTTTGGACACGCGGGTGCAGGCCTCAGCTTGCTGGTTCCCGACCGATATCCACTCGGCTACATTAGGTAAGGGCCAGAGCGATGATACCCTCGCTCGCAGCAGAGAGATCACATCGGAGTTGCTCATGATCTTCGGCCGTCAGGATCCCCATGTCCCTGCCGAGGGACGCCGGAAGATCTACGATCATTTAACTGAGACTGGGCGGAACTTCACCTGGCACGAGTTCAACACGGCCCATGCCTTTGCCCGGGATGAGGGAATCCGCTATGACGCGACGGCGACCCGAATCGGCTGGGAAATTACTTTGGAGCTATTTAAGAGAAAACTTACTTCCTGACCAACCCTGAGATCATCACGTCCGATCCGATCTTGGTGTAGCTGGCATCAGTCAGATGTACGGAGGAGATTCGGGCGCTGACGGCGGGGACGCTTCCGCCTTGGATTAGCCCTTCAACGCATACGCCGCGACTTCCAGACCGGGGATCTGTGTGAAGTGTTTGGTATTGCGGTGGGTAAATATGAAATAAGGGATGTGTAATGGGGGGCGTTAGAATGCAAAAGGTAATGAAGGTTGAAAGGGATTCCTGAGAAAGAACCACGAACCGCACGAAAGGACACGAACGCCGAAAAAAGTTAGAGGAGTTTTAACCCTAGTGTAACGAGAGGCTCGAAATCAGTTCTGTTACCCGATGCAAGTGATGCGTTGCACCTTATGGCTACGGCGGCGATGCAACAGTCAGCATAGCTTTTGGAGCGGCGCCCTGACTTGTTAAAAAGTTCCGCAGCGAGTTCGGCATCCTTACCAATCATTGCTTCCACGATAGGAAGAATTCGACGGCAAAGGGTGACTGAATGTTGCGAGTTAGGACCGCAGAGGAACTCTCCCCATGCCACGGCACTGATACCAATCGGTGATCCACTTTCAATCCATTCTGAGAGAAGTGAGGATTGGCTGCTCGTGGTGACGAGGGCATCGATCAGGAAGTTGGTGTCCAGATGGATCACGATACCCTGATGTCTAAAATGTTAACGTCGCGCCTGGACAACGGAGTCTTTCCAGGCATCTGCCTGCGCAGAAGTAAGGCAAACTTCGCGTTGGAGTTGCCTGAGAGCTTGGAGTGCCGAAGCGACGGGTTCTATTGGGAGAGTGCTTGCGGCTACCGAGACGGCTCTTTTCAAGGCTTCCTGTGGAGCAAGATGCCATGTTTCAGCCAAGGATCGGAGGGTTGAAGTTGCCGCATCGTCCAACTCAATTGTGACCGTGGAAGACATATAATGAATCTAGATCATTCGGTTCTCTGCTGCAACCTCCCAGTCTCTTTCCTGAGTCCCAGATTAAATATGCAGCTTCACCCCTTCCTCACAATCCCTGAGATCATCACGTCTGATCCGATCTTGGTGTAGGTGACATCCTTCAGTTGGGTAGGGAAGATTCGGCCGCTGACGGCGGGGACGCTTCCGCCTTGAATCACCGGGGCGAGGAAGAAGCGGACTTCGTCGACAAGCTTGCGCCTGAAGGCTTCTCCAAGCGTTTGTCCGCCACCCTCGATCAGGACGCTGGAGATGCCACACTTGCCAAGTTCCTGCAGGACCTTCCGGAGCGTCATGCTGCTGAAGACCAGTGTGCGGGCGCGGTGGGTGTCGGTGAGGAGTTTGGATTTCTTGGGGATCTTGCCGGTGCGTGACCAGACGACTCTCCATGGTTGGGGATGACCTTTTGGAAGTTTGATGCCTCGGATGGTGAGGGAGGGATCATCGGTACGGACGGTGCCTGCTCCGATAAGGATTGCCTCGACGGAGGCCCTGAGGCTCATGGCTTCTCTGCGACTGGCTGCCGAGGTGATCCATCTCCGATGGGGAGGTGAGTCGATCCGTCCGTCGAGTGACATCCCCGCCTTAGCGATGACCCAGGGAAGGCCTGTAGAGGCACGGTGGTTCCAATGGGAGTTTAACGTGGCACATTCCCTTGAGAGGATCCCCTCGGTCACTTTGATGCCGGCCTTGCTGAGAATC
The genomic region above belongs to Verrucomicrobiota bacterium and contains:
- a CDS encoding dienelactone hydrolase family protein, translating into MTIQEPAFIDLPTPTGPMRVHRFLPQEGSWPAVILYSEIYQMTGPIARLAARLACEGFEVLIPEVYHEYEAPGTVLCYDKEGTDRGNFLKFEKPVSGFDSDAKALIDYVLSRPEYRRKGVGTIGFCLGGHLAFRAALDTRVQASACWFPTDIHSATLGKGQSDDTLARSREITSELLMIFGRQDPHVPAEGRRKIYDHLTETGRNFTWHEFNTAHAFARDEGIRYDATATRIGWEITLELFKRKLTS
- a CDS encoding PIN domain-containing protein, with product MIHLDTNFLIDALVTTSSQSSLLSEWIESGSPIGISAVAWGEFLCGPNSQHSVTLCRRILPIVEAMIGKDAELAAELFNKSGRRSKSYADCCIAAVAIRCNASLASGNRTDFEPLVTLGLKLL
- the ribD gene encoding bifunctional diaminohydroxyphosphoribosylaminopyrimidine deaminase/5-amino-6-(5-phosphoribosylamino)uracil reductase RibD, which translates into the protein MTSQLDLKSDERFMRLAIQEATKAQGLTAPNPAVGAVIVKNGRVIAKGYHHAAGLPHAEIEAIRKLISDFPLQPSASSLQPRPLADATLYVTLEPCSSHGKTPPCTEAIIGAGISRVVYGATDPDKRHKGRAAKILSKAGIKVTEGILSRECATLNSHWNHRASTGLPWVIAKAGMSLDGRIDSPPHRRWITSAASRREAMSLRASVEAILIGAGTVRTDDPSLTIRGIKLPKGHPQPWRVVWSRTGKIPKKSKLLTDTHRARTLVFSSMTLRKVLQELGKCGISSVLIEGGGQTLGEAFRRKLVDEVRFFLAPVIQGGSVPAVSGRIFPTQLKDVTYTKIGSDVMISGIVRKG